AACTCGTCGGTCGCCGGCCCGATATCGTGGCCCAGCGCTGGCGCGTGGAAGCGGCCGGGGCGCGCATCAACAGCGCCAAGGCCGACTTTTATCCGAACGTGAACCTGGCGGCGTTTGTCGGTTTGCAGTCGCTGGGCTTCCCGCGCTTTTTGGAAAGCCACTCGAAGATGGCCGGCGTCACCCCGGCGATCAGCCTGCCGATTTTTGAAGGCGGCCGCCTGCGCAGCCAGCTCGGCAACCAGACGGCGCTGTACGACGTGGCCGTCGAGCAGTACAACGGCGTGGTGATCCAGGCCATGTCGGACGTGGCCAACGCGCTGGTGCGGATCGAATCGGTCAAGCAGCAAGATCAACTGGCGCAGCAGGCACTGGCCTCGGCCCGGCGCCAGCAGCAGCTGGCTGAACGGGCTTACAAGGCCGGTATGACCGATTCGCTCAACGTCATCAACGCCCAGCTGACGTTGCTGAACGAGCAGCAGCAAATGGCGCAAGTGGCAAGCAAACAACTCGATAACTATGCATTGCTGATGACGGCACTGGGTGGAGGGGTAAAACTGGATTGATCCCCAGTTTCTAATAGTACAATCGTCCTTTTACGATGAGCAGAGGAGCAAGGCAATGAGTAGTAGTTTCGACGCGACCAACAAGCGCCTGAAAAACATCCATGCCCGTATCCCTGAGTTTCCAGAGGATCTCATGCGGTTGCTGCGCATGACCTATCACGTCCAGAAGCGCATCAAGGACCTGAGCAACGCAGCATTGCGCAAACACGATCTGGTGGACACCAGTTATATGGTGCTGGCGGTGTTGTATGGATCGGAAAATGAAACCTCCACCGCCTCCACGCTGGGTGAAGCCTGCATGGAGAAACCGGCCAACCTGACGCGCGTGTGCAACGACCTGGAAAAACAGGGGTTGATCTCGCGCGGCAACCGTCCCGGCGACCGGCGCTGCGTGATGATCACGCTCACCGACGCCGGCCGCGAGATGGCCGAAAAAGTGATGCCCGAAGTCTGGGGCACCACCACGCGTGCGTACGACGGCTATGCCGCATCGGACATCGCCGCACTGGAAACCCTGCTCGCAAGGCAGCTCGACAACCTGGAAACACTCACTTAGGCAAGCAAACATGACCTCTCCCCGCGCCGCCACTCCTGACACACACCAGAACGCGGCGCGCGGAGCGTTTCACTGGGTCGCCAGCGAAACGGCGGCCTGGTACGGCGTCGAAGGTCCGCGCCTGATGTACGTCGTCAAGGCCATGCTGGCCGCCTTTATCGCGCTGTGGCTGGCGTTCCGCCTCGAACTCGACTCGCCCTTCACCGCCCTGGCCACCACCATCATCCTGGCCCTGCCCAGCAGCGGCATGGTCCTGGAAAAGGCGTTCAATCGCTTGCTCGGCACCCTGGTCGGCTGTACCGCCTCGGTGATCCTGGTGGCGTTGTTTCCGCAGTCGCCGGTGCTGCTGTTTAGCGGCGTGGCGCTGTGGATCGCGCTGTGCACGGGCGGCGCCGCCATGCACCGCAACCAGCGCTCGTACAGCTTTGTGCTGGCCGGCTACACCGCCTGCATGATCGCGGTGCCCGCCATCGACAACCCGGCCCACGTGTTCACGCTGGCCGTCACCCGCCTGACCGAGGTAGGCCTGGGCATCATCGTCGCCACCGTGGTGCACGACGTGATTTTCCCGCGCCGTCATTCGCAGACGGTGATGCGCACCGTGCAGGCGCGCTACACGAGCTTTATCGGCTTTTGCCAGAAGGTGCTGGAGCACCGCCTGTCACCGGCCGAGACCGAAATCAGCCACCTGAAATTCGCCGCCGATATCGCCGCGCTGGAATCGGGCCGCGCCGCTGCCTATTTCGAAGCCGGCCACGCCAGCGCGCACACGCGCCAGCTGCATGCATTCAACGCCGCCTTCATGGACGTGCTCACCACCTTTTATACGCTACACCGGCTGATCCACCGCCTGCGCGCCAATAACGCAGTGCCGGTCCTGGCGCTGGTCGAACCGATCCACGCCAGCATGGCGGCAGCGCTCAAGGACGATTTGACCGCCGCGCGCATGGCGCAGATGCGCACCGGGCTGGCCGCCGACATCGCCGCCGCCCGTGCACAGGTGGAGAGCGGCGCAGCACTGGAGCGCCCGCAGCGGATCGACTTCGACACGGCGGTGGAACTGCTGCAACGCTTCGCGCGCGACCTGGGCGAATTCGCCGCGCTGTACCACGGCCTGGCTGAAGACAAGCGCCAGCAAGTGAGCGATCCGGTCAGCTACACGCCGCGCACGCCGCCGGCCATCGTGCTGGCATCGAGCTTCCGCGCCGGTGCCACATTGCTGGTCGCCGCCGGCGCCTGGTACTGGCTGGCCTGGCCCGGCATGGGCAACGTGATCCTGATGGCGACGATTTTCTGCGCGCTGGCGTCGTCGTCGCCACGCCCCACCGCCATGGTGCACCAGGTGCTGATCGGCTTCCTGATCGCCGTGCCGCTGTGCTTTGTCACCGAGTTCTGGCTGGTGGCGCGCGCCGACGATTTTGCGCCGATGGTGCTGGCCACCCTGCCGATTTTTGCGCTGGGCGCCTACATCACCACCATCCAGAAATGGGCCGGCATCGGCATCGGCCTGGGCCTGTTCCCGGCCACCCTGCTGGTGCCCACCAACCAGATGCACTACGACGTCGAATCGTTCCTGTCGAGCGAACTGTCGCTGATCATGGGCGTGGTGGTGGCGTACGTGATGTTCGCGGTGGTGCTGCCTGAGCATACGATGGGCCAGCGCGATCACGTGGCCGCCGCCCTGTGGCGCGAAGCGCGCAGCGCCTGCACGGCCAGGCTGGGACGCCTGAAGCGCCGCTTCGACAACCGCGTGCGCGACCTGCTGAGCCAACTGAACGCCGCGTCCGGCCCGGCACCGAACGACGCCGCCCGCGCCGTGGTGCGCCAGGGTTTGACCCTGCTGGAACTGGGCCACGCCGTGATCGAACTGCGCCAGCTGATCGCGGCCTCGCAGGGCGGCCCGGTGCGCCACAGCCTGCAGCAGGTGGTGGCGCGCGTGGCCGACTACCTGCACACGCCGCAGCGCGCCCAGGGCCAGCTGGCGCTGGAGGCCATCCTGCAAGCGGGGTCCGCCATCCGCGTCGTGCTGCCCGAGGCCGCCAACGACCGCGTACCCGCACTAAATACCGCGCTGGCCGACCTGCATTCCATTTATACGTCCTTGCTGGACCAGATTTCAACAGGAGAACCCCGCCATGCCGCGTGATATCAACTTTTTCGGCGTGCTGCTGCCCGGCGTGCTGCCGCTGTTTTTGCTGACGCTGGTGCTGCAAGTGGCGCTCGACAGCGTGCTTACCCGCGTGGGCGTGTACCGCCATAGCTGGCATCCGGCGCTGGTGCGCGTGTGCCTGTTCGTCTGCATCTTCAGCGCCCTGCTGATCACCCTGTATCAATAACTTTTGCGAGATCAAACGTGAGCGCATCCAAAATCTTCCGCTTCTTCCTGACCATGCTGTTACTGGGCGCCGCCCTGTTCCTGGGCCGCATGGCCTGGGACCGCTACATGGATTCCGCCTGGACCCGCGACGGCCGCGTCAAGGCCGACGTGGTCACCATCAGCGCCGACGTGGCGGGCACCGTCACCGAAGTGCTGGTGCGCGATAACCAGTTTGTCCACAAGGGCGACGTGCTGTTCGTGGTGGACAAGGCGCGCTACGAGAATACGCTGGCGCAGGCCAACGCCGCGCTGCGCGCGCAGCAGGTGGAAAAAGGCCGCCGCACCAAGGAAGCCAACCGCCGCAATGCCCTTGACGCCTCGATCATTTCGGCCGAAAACCGCGAGACCGCCGAATTCGCGGTAGGCACGGCGTCGGCCCAGTACCAGGCGGCGCTGGCCGCGCGCGACATGGCTGCGCTCAACGTCGAGCGCACCACCGTGCGCGCGCCGGTTACCGGCTACGTCACCAACCTGAATGTCCACGCGGGCGACTTTGCCGCCGTGGGCGCGTCCAAGCTGGCCGTGATCGACAGCGCCTCGTTCTACGTGGTGGGATATTTTGAAGAGACCAAGCTGCCGCTGCTCAAACTGAACGACAAGGTCGAAATGCGCCTGATGAGCGGCGACATCGCCCTGCACGGCCACATCGAAAGCATCGCGCGCGGCATCACCGACCGCGACGCCAACCTGGGCCGCGAACTGCTGGCCGACGTCAACCCCACGTTCAGCTGGGTGCGGCTGGCGCAGCGGGTGCCGGTGCGCATCCACATCGACCAGCAGCCCAAAGACGTGACGCTGGTGGCCGGCACCACCTGCACGGTGGTGATCCACCGCCAGGCGTAAAAAAAGCCCGCTGACGCGGGCTCCTGATGACGGGCATTACACCTCGGGGGACGTATGCGTGAGGGCGTAGTGCAGGTGCTGCCACCAGTGCTCGCGCGAATCGACCATGCGCAGGCATTTCTTGTCCACCTCGGTGGGAAACACCTTATCCTGGCACTGCCTCGTCATCAACGCATTGCGCTGGTTCTCGGCATTGACCAGCGCTGCCGACAACCATATCACCAGCCCGAGCAGCAGCACGGCCGTGGTCCAGGCGATATGGTTGATATAGGAAAATTCGTACAGGTTCTCGATGGCCGGTGCTGATTCCTTGTAGATATGCATCACCTTGCCTTCGGCATCCTTGCGTTCCTTGCTGATTTCTTTCATCGCTCATCCCATCGAATAAAACCGCGCCCGCGTCGCAGACGTGCCACGACGCGAGGTTACCACTGTTTCGCTTAAAAGTCGTAGCGGGCCGAGAGTTTCAGCTGGCGGCCGTCGGCAGTGTAGATGCCGCCGTTGCCGAACACGCAGTTGAATGCCTGCGAATAGTAACGCTTGTCCGTCAGGTTCTGGCCCGACAGCGCCAGCTCCCACTGGCCGAACTTGCGCGCGTAGCGGGCGTCGAGCGTGGTGTACGACGGGATCTTGCTCGAGCAGCTGTTGGCGTAATCGTCGCCATAGCGCTGGTCATCGACCCACTGCACGCCGATGTCGGCGCTCTGGCCGTTGGCCGGCATCCAGCTCAGGCGCGCGGTCACGGTATTCTCGGGCACCAGCGCAATCTGCTTGCCGTGGTTGGCGCCGGCGCGGAACTTGGCGTCCACGTACTGGTAATGCGCGCTCACGCTCCAGTCGGCGGCAATGCGCTGCTCGGCATCGAGTTCGAAGCCCTGGCGCCTGGTCGGGTCGAGGTTGGCGTTGGCGCCGAACGGCGGCACGGTCGGATCGTAGAAGATCTCATCGGTCAGGTTGCTGCGGAAGATACGCGCGGTAGCCTTGCTGCCGGCGCCCATGGCGTAGGTGGCGCCCAGTTCCAGGTCCTTCGATTTCTGCGGACGCAGCACCTGGTTGACGACCGGCGTGCCGGCGTTGTCGTCCGCGTTGGCCAGGCGATAGCTCTGGCCTGCCTTGCCGAACACGGTCAGCCCGCTGACCGGCATGTAGCTCAGCTGGACCTCCCACGCGTTTACGCCCTGGGTGGTGTCGTAGCCGGTGGTGGCAAAGCCCAGCGGATCGCGGAATTTTTTGTCGAACAGTTCGCGGCGCACGCCGGCCGAGATGCGGCCTTCGTGCACCGGATCGAAGCGCAGTTCGTCGCGAAGGTAGATGGCTTTCGATTTCTGCTCGGCGTCGGCGGCGGAAAAATCGGCGGTAGTGGTGCGCTCCCACTTGGTGAAGTCGGCGCCGAACACCAGTTCATTGACCATGCCGCCCACTGCACCGAGCTTGCGCACGCGCGGCGAGAACTGCCACTGTTTGGTTTCGTAGCTGCTGACCGACGGGCCGAATGCGTAGTTGTACAGCGCGTCGACGGTCTTTTTGCGGTAGGACAGCTCGGCTGCCACGTCGTGGCCGGCCACGCGGTACTCGCCGAAGGCAGTCAGGCGGTCGCTGTCGAGCGAGCCGTAATCGTTGGGAGAGAAGGTCTGGCGTGGATTGGCGTTGAACTGCGCTTCGGTCAGCGCGCCGGGCAGGCGCGAGTCCTGGCGCGCGCCTTCGTAGCGCACACCCACGCGGCCGGCATCATTGTGCCATTGCAGGCCGCCGCTCAACTGGGTTTGCTTGAAGTCGTTGTTGTCGCGGTAGTTGTCGGTGCGCTGGTGGCCGGCGCTGACATCGGCCGAAAAGTCGGCCCACGACTGCGCCACGGTGGCGCGCGCTTCGCCGGCGTTGAAGCTGCCGCCTTCGACGAACACGCTGCCGCTGCCGGCGCGCTGGTTCGGGCGCCTGGTGACGATGTTGATCACGCCGCCGGTGGCGCCGTCGCCATACAACACGCTGGCGCCGCCGCGCGTGATCTCGATGCGCTCGACGCTGTCGATCGGGATCGTGGACAGGATGGCGTTGGCTTGCTCATTCTCCGAGAGGCGCACGCCATCAACTACGATCACCATGTTCTGGGCGCTGTTGGCGCCGAAGCCACGCAGGTCGAGTCCGAAGTCGGGGCTGCCGGTGAGGCTCTGGCGGCCGTACACGCCGCCGATCTTGCGGATCGCGGCGTTGACGTCGCCAGCGCCGGCGCGGCGGATCTCGTCGGCCGTGATCACGGTGGCGCCGATCGGTGCGAGCGACGGATCGGCATCGAAACGGGCGCCGGTGATGGTCACGGGATTCAATTCCTGTGCAACTTGCGCCAGGGCGGCGGGCGCGGTGAAGCAGAGGGAAATGGCGGCGGCCAGCAGGCGCGGACGAAGAGAGATAGACATGGGATGAATGACCAGTGAAACGGGAAGGCGCATATTATACGCGTGATATTTTTACTTCTCCTGCGATCCAGATTATGGATCGATACTATCGATATTTCCGCCATTGTCGACGGCATCGCCCGTCCCTATATTGGCAGATTGAATTGCACGGAGTTGACCACCATGACCCTCCCCACCTATTTCCTGTCGCACGGCGGCGGCCCCTGGCCGTTCATGATGGACCAGGTAGGCCACCTGTACGCGCAGCTCGATGCCTCCCTGCGCGACATTCCGCGCCAGATTGGCGGCAAGCCGCGCGCGGTGCTGGTAGTCACCGCGCACTGGGAAGGACGCGACTTCCTGCTGTCATCGTCGGCAAAACCGCCGATGATTTACGACTACGGCGGCTTCCCGCCACACACGTACCAGGTGCAGTACCCCGCCCCCGGCTCGCCCGAACTGGCGGCGCGCGTGCAGGCGCTGTTGCAGGCCGGCGGCCACCCGGCATCGCTCGACGACGGGCGCGGCTTCGACCACGGCACGTTTTCCGCCATGGTGCCGGTGTTTCCGGACGCGGACGTGCCGGTCGTGCAGCTCTCGCTCAAGCACGGACTCGATGCGCGCACCCATATCGAAGCGGGCCGCCTGCTGGCGCCGTTGCGTGATGAAGGGGTGCTGATCGTGGGCAGCGGCCTCAGTTACCACAACCTGCGCGCGTTCAACGCCCAGGGCGCGGCAGCGTCGCATGCGTTCGACGACTGGCTGCGCGCGGCGATGGCGCTGCCCGCGGCCGAGCGCACGCAAGCCTTGCTGAAATGGGATCAGGCGCCGGGGGCGCGCATGGCGCATCCGCGGGAGGAGCATTTACTGCCGCTGATGGTGGTGCTGGGTGCGGCCGAAGACGATACGGCCACGATGCCCTATCATGAAGATGCGTTCATGGGTGCGCTGGCGGTAAGCAGTTTTAAATTTGGCTAGTTGACGCTGATGCAGTCGTCCCCGCGAACGTAACCGCCGCCGCCGCTGACCGCCGCTCCGTCATCCCCGCGTTCGCGAGGATGACGACTCTACATGAATCGGCGAGGTCTCGAGACCATGGCCTGCTGTTACGTCCCGCGCTTGCCGTTGGCGGCATTGCGCGCCTTCTCGGCCGCAGCCGCCGCCTTCTCGGCATTCTTGATCGCCATCTCCGCCTCGTGCGCCGCCAGGCGCTCCGCGCGCGAGGCCGGGGTTTCCAGCGAAATGCGACCGAGCACGCCGCTGCGGTAGTCGCCGAGGAAGGTGTGCGACGCCTTTTCGAAATCGTAGTCGCCACCTTTCTGGCGGAAGCCGCGCTTAGCCGCGATGCCTTCCACCACGGCGATGCCATCAAAACTCTCGATGTCCTTGAAACCGTAGCGCGCCACCAGCAGTTCCGGGTAGTAGCGCAGCATCTCGTCGGCCAGGTACACGGCCACTTCTTCCTCGATCAGCGCGTTGGAGCCGATCGCGTGGCTGGCGGCCAGCATCAGGCCGTCGGTGGGCAGCGCGATCTTGGGCCACAACATGCCGGGGGTATCGACCAGGATGGTGTTCTTGTCGAGGTAGAGCTTTTGCTGCTGCTTGGTCACGGCCGGCTCGTCGCCCACCTTGGCCACGCGCTTTTTCAGCAGCGCGTTCATCAGCGTCGATTTGCCGACGTTGGGAATCCCCATGATCATGATGCGCAGCGGCTTGGTCGGCACGCTGCGGTGCGGCGCCAGCTTGCGCGCCAGGTCGAGCACGCGCGCCACGTCGGCCGGCTTCTTGGTCGTCATCGGGTACGCGGTCACGCCGTCCTGGGCATTATAAAAGTCGGCCCAGCGCGAGGTGGCGTCCGTGTCGGCCAGGTCGATCTTGTTGAGGATTTTCAGGCACGGCCGCTGGCGGAACTTGCGCAGCTCCTCCACCATGGGGTTGGTGCTGGCCTCGGGCAGGCGCGCATCGACCACCTCGATCACCAGATCGATGTTTTCCATCTGCTCCGCCGCCTTCTTCTTGGCGGCGTTCATATGCCCCGGGTACCATTGTATCGACATGCTCTGACCTTCAAAATCGTTCTGACAATCCGCTATTTTACCTGCTGGCCGGTGCGGGATTCGGATATCATGGTCCGTCTTGCTTTTCCCTAATCATATAAACAATATTGTCATCCGGAGTTTTTAACGATGAATAGTGCGGCACTGTCCAATCCGCGGGAAATCACCATCCGCGGGATCTTCCTCGGCATACTCATCACGCTGGTGTTTACCGCCGCCCAGGTGTACCTCGGCCTGAAGGTGGGCCTCACCTTCGCCACGTCGATTCCGGCGGCGGTGATCTCGATGGCGCTGCTGTCGGCGTTCAAGAACGCCACCATCCAGGAAAACAACATCGTCCAGACCATCGCCTCGGCCGCCGGCACGCTGGCCTCGGTGATCTTCGTGCTGCCCGGCCTGTTAATGGTCGGCTGGTGGGCGCACGTGCCGTTCTGGCCCACGTTTGGCGCCTGCGCCATCGGCGGCGTGCTCGGTGTGATGTACACGGTGCCGCTGCGCCGCGCGCTGGTGTCGCAATCGACGCTGCCTTACCCCGAAGGCGTGGCTGCCGCCGAAGTACTGAAAGTCGGCACGGCCACCCGCGAGGGCGCCAAGGAGGGCAAGGCGGGCCTGCAGGCAGTGCTGCTCGGTGCAATCGCCTCGGCTGTCATGGCCCTGGGCGCGGCCGCCAAGGTGATGGCCGCCGAACTGACCTTTTACTTCCGCACGGGCGCCGCCGGCGCCACCGGCATCGGCGCGGCCGGTTCGCTGGCGCTGATCGGCGCCGGCCACCTGATGGGCATCACGGTCGGCATCGCCATGCTGGTCGGCCTGGTGATCGCCTGGGGCATGCTGGTACCGCTGCTCACGTCGCTGGCGCCCGCCGCTGCCGGCGTCGGCGCCGAGGCCCACGCGCTGGCGATCTGGAGCAAGGAAGTGCGCATGATCGGCGCCGGTGTGATCGGCGTTGCCGCCATCATCACCCTGGCCGGCCTGGCCAAGCCCATCATCGGCGGCCTCAAGTCCGCGATGGACACCGCGCGCCGCGCCAAGCAGGGCGGCGCCGTCATCGACCGCACCGAGCAGGACATCCCGATCTTCATGGTGGGCCTGGTGACCCTGCTGGCGATGGTGCCGGCAGGCTGGCTGCTGGCCAGCTTCCTGCAGGGCGGTCCGCTGGCCGAACTGGCGTGGCCGCTGGTGGCCGTGGGCGTCGGCTACATCCTGGTCGCCGGCATCTTTGCCGCCGCCGTGTGCGGCTACATGGCGGGCCTGATCGGTTCGTCCAACTCGCCGGTGTCCGGCATCGCCATTTTGACCATCCTCGGCGCCGCGCTGACGGTGGGCATGGTCGGGCGCAGCGTGATGGGGCCGGAAGTGGCGCACGCGCTGATCGCCTACGCGCTGTTCGTCACCACCGTGGTGCTGGCGGTGGCCGTGATCGGCAACGACAACCTGCAGGATCTGAAGACCGGCCAGCTGGTCAACGCCACGCCGTGGAAGCAGCAGGTAGCGCTGCTGATCGGCGTGTTTGCCGGTTCGTGCGTGGTGCCGCCGGTGCTGGAGCTGCTCAACCACGCCAACGGCTTCGTCGGCGCACCGAATCTCGATTCGATCTCCGACCAGCCGCTGGCCGCGCCGCAGGCGCAACTGATTTCCACGCTGGCCAAGGGCGTCATCGGCGGCCGGCTGGAATGGAACTTGCTGGGCTATGGCGCGCTGATCGGCCTGGGCCTGGTCTTGATCAATTTCTTCCTGAAGAAGTCGTCGAACGACAAGTACAGCCTGCCGCCGCTGGGCGTGGGCCTGGCGATCTACCTGCCCAGCGCCGTGATCACCCCGGTGGTGCTCGGTGCGGTACTGGGCTACTATTTTGAAAAATCGGTCGGCAATTCGCCGGCCGGTGAAACCGCCAAGCGCCTGGCCGTGCTGATCATGTCGGGCTTCATCGTGGGCGAGAGCCTGTTCAACGTCGCGCTGGCCGGCCTGATCGTGGTCTCGGGCGAAGGCGAACCGCTGGCGATTGCCACGTCGCTGACCGAGGCGCACACCATGCTGATCTCGCTGGTGGTGGCCGTGTTCGTGGTCACCGGCCTGTACCGCTGGGCAGGCAAGCGTGGCAAGGAAGTGACCGCCTAAGCATCCCGGTCCCATACAATGCCGCCCCGCACTCGCGCCGGGCGGCATTTTTTTTCGAAACAAATATTGCATACAGGATAGACAGGCATCATTGCCAAGATTATAATTATTCATCTTCCAACTTCCAGCTCTGCACATGCGCCGTCTTCCCCTGTCCTGCCTCTTCGCGCTGGCCTGCGCCCTTACCGGTGGCGCCCCGGCGCTGGCGGCACCACTGCCGCCCGTGTCGGCTTTTTTTGAAACACCACACCTGAGCCATGTAAAGATCTCGCCGAAAGGCAGCATGGTGGCGATGGCAGTCAGGCAGGACGACAGCACGCTGGCCATCGAGGTGCGCGATGCGGACAACCCCGGCAAGGGCACCCGGTTGGCGCTGGTGGACAACGTCAATGTCGGGATTTCGGATATCCATTGGATCAATGAAAAGCGCCTTGGCTACACGCTCAAGAACCTGCGCAACAACAGCACCACGCTGCTTGACGAATTTGCGATCGATGTCGATGGCAATGAGCGACGCCACCTGATCAGCGGCAGCTGGAACTTCCAGAAGGAAGCCCCAATCGGCAGTCTCATCAGCAGCCGCACGCTGCCTGCCGGGCATATGTATGTGGATTCCGTCCATGACGGTTCGGACGACATCCTGATCGCCAAGTTCATCTGGAACAATACCGAGATCATGTCCGAATCGTCGCGCCTGTACCGGCTCAACACCCGTACCCAGCGTCTCACTTCAGCCTTCGAGGGTTCACAACCACCTGCCATCAAGCGCTGGATGACCGACAACGCCGCGGTGCCGCGCATCGTCACGTCGCGGGTGGGGGGGCGTTGCACCAGCTTTTACCGCAAGCCCAACGACACGACCTGGACCGACATCGACAGCGGCGAATGCCTGGGAGACGGCAAGCGTTTCACCCCGCTGTTCTTCGACGGCAGCGACAGCGTGTACGTGCAAGCGGCGCACCAAGGCTACGGAGCGTTGTACCGTTACGATCTCGCGGCCATGAAGCTGGACCCGGAACCGGTGGTGAGCACCCCGGGATTCGACTTCAGCGGCGAACCGGTCATCGATTTCGACAGCAAACGCTTGCTGGGCCTGTACCTGACCACGGACGCCAACACCACCATCTGGTTCAACGCTGCGCTCAAAGCGGACCAGGCAAAAATCGATGCCGCCCTGCCCGGCATCAACCGCATCAATTGCGCGGCGCACTGCCTGGCCTCGCCGATCCTGCTGGTGCGCCGGGAAACCGACCGCATGCCGTCCGAATACGTGTTGTACACGCGCGCCACCGGCAAGATGATCGGCCTGGGCAGCATCCACCCCGAGATCAAGGCGGGGCAAATGGGCGAGCGCAGTTTTCACCGCTACAAGGCCCGCGACGGCCGCGAAATCCCGGTCTACGTCACGCTGCCGGTCGGCAAAGCGGATGCACCGCGGCCAGCCGTGGTGCTGGTGCACGGCGGCCCCATGGTGCGCGGCAGTTCGTGGGAGTGGGATGACGAAGCGGCCTTCCTCGCCTCACGCGGCTACGTGGTGATCCAGCCCGAGTTCCGGGGCGGCGACGGCTTTGGCAGCGCCCACCTGACGGCCGGGTTCCGCCAATGGGGCGCCGCCATGCAGGACGACCTGGCGGATGCGGCGCAGTGGGCCGTCAAGCAAGGCTGGGTGGACCCCGGCCGTATCGGCATCATGGGCGCGAGCTATGGCGGCTATGCCACGCTGATAGGGTTGATCAAGGACCCGCAATTGTTCCGCGTGGGTGTGGCCTGGGCCGGCGTGACCGACCTGGGACTGATGTTTACGTCGTCCATGTCGGACGCCACCAGGGAAAACCTCGACTACAGCATGCGCACCACCATCGGCGATCCCGATACCGATGCCGAACTGTTCCGCAAATATTCGCCGCTGCAGCGCGCGGGCGAACTGAAGCAGCCATTGTTGCTGGCGCACGGCGTGGACGACAAGCGCGTACCACTGGAACACGCCACCAGGTTCTACCGCGCGGTCAAGTCGAACAACCCGAAGGTGGCACTGATCACCTATGACGACGAGCAGCACGGCTGGCGCAAGCAGGAAACCCGGCTCGACTTCTGGAAGCGCGTCGAAACCTTCCTCGACACCAACCTCAAGCAATAAAGGCCGTTAAATCTCGGCCAGCGCCTTCAGGTGCGCGACCACGCTGCGACCGAGGGCGGACAAGTTGTAGCCTCCCTCCAGACAGCTGACGATGCGCCCTCTGGCATACAGGCGGGCGACTTCCATCAGCTGTTCGGTCATCCACGCATAATCCGCTTCCACCAGGCCCATGCCGCCGAGGTCATCCTCGCGGTGGGCATCGAAGCCGGCCGAAATAAAAATCATCTCGGGTTTGAACGC
This is a stretch of genomic DNA from Duganella zoogloeoides. It encodes these proteins:
- a CDS encoding MarR family winged helix-turn-helix transcriptional regulator is translated as MSSSFDATNKRLKNIHARIPEFPEDLMRLLRMTYHVQKRIKDLSNAALRKHDLVDTSYMVLAVLYGSENETSTASTLGEACMEKPANLTRVCNDLEKQGLISRGNRPGDRRCVMITLTDAGREMAEKVMPEVWGTTTRAYDGYAASDIAALETLLARQLDNLETLT
- a CDS encoding FUSC family protein, with amino-acid sequence MTSPRAATPDTHQNAARGAFHWVASETAAWYGVEGPRLMYVVKAMLAAFIALWLAFRLELDSPFTALATTIILALPSSGMVLEKAFNRLLGTLVGCTASVILVALFPQSPVLLFSGVALWIALCTGGAAMHRNQRSYSFVLAGYTACMIAVPAIDNPAHVFTLAVTRLTEVGLGIIVATVVHDVIFPRRHSQTVMRTVQARYTSFIGFCQKVLEHRLSPAETEISHLKFAADIAALESGRAAAYFEAGHASAHTRQLHAFNAAFMDVLTTFYTLHRLIHRLRANNAVPVLALVEPIHASMAAALKDDLTAARMAQMRTGLAADIAAARAQVESGAALERPQRIDFDTAVELLQRFARDLGEFAALYHGLAEDKRQQVSDPVSYTPRTPPAIVLASSFRAGATLLVAAGAWYWLAWPGMGNVILMATIFCALASSSPRPTAMVHQVLIGFLIAVPLCFVTEFWLVARADDFAPMVLATLPIFALGAYITTIQKWAGIGIGLGLFPATLLVPTNQMHYDVESFLSSELSLIMGVVVAYVMFAVVLPEHTMGQRDHVAAALWREARSACTARLGRLKRRFDNRVRDLLSQLNAASGPAPNDAARAVVRQGLTLLELGHAVIELRQLIAASQGGPVRHSLQQVVARVADYLHTPQRAQGQLALEAILQAGSAIRVVLPEAANDRVPALNTALADLHSIYTSLLDQISTGEPRHAA
- a CDS encoding DUF1656 domain-containing protein, which codes for MPRDINFFGVLLPGVLPLFLLTLVLQVALDSVLTRVGVYRHSWHPALVRVCLFVCIFSALLITLYQ
- a CDS encoding efflux RND transporter periplasmic adaptor subunit → MSASKIFRFFLTMLLLGAALFLGRMAWDRYMDSAWTRDGRVKADVVTISADVAGTVTEVLVRDNQFVHKGDVLFVVDKARYENTLAQANAALRAQQVEKGRRTKEANRRNALDASIISAENRETAEFAVGTASAQYQAALAARDMAALNVERTTVRAPVTGYVTNLNVHAGDFAAVGASKLAVIDSASFYVVGYFEETKLPLLKLNDKVEMRLMSGDIALHGHIESIARGITDRDANLGRELLADVNPTFSWVRLAQRVPVRIHIDQQPKDVTLVAGTTCTVVIHRQA
- a CDS encoding TonB-dependent receptor; protein product: MSISLRPRLLAAAISLCFTAPAALAQVAQELNPVTITGARFDADPSLAPIGATVITADEIRRAGAGDVNAAIRKIGGVYGRQSLTGSPDFGLDLRGFGANSAQNMVIVVDGVRLSENEQANAILSTIPIDSVERIEITRGGASVLYGDGATGGVINIVTRRPNQRAGSGSVFVEGGSFNAGEARATVAQSWADFSADVSAGHQRTDNYRDNNDFKQTQLSGGLQWHNDAGRVGVRYEGARQDSRLPGALTEAQFNANPRQTFSPNDYGSLDSDRLTAFGEYRVAGHDVAAELSYRKKTVDALYNYAFGPSVSSYETKQWQFSPRVRKLGAVGGMVNELVFGADFTKWERTTTADFSAADAEQKSKAIYLRDELRFDPVHEGRISAGVRRELFDKKFRDPLGFATTGYDTTQGVNAWEVQLSYMPVSGLTVFGKAGQSYRLANADDNAGTPVVNQVLRPQKSKDLELGATYAMGAGSKATARIFRSNLTDEIFYDPTVPPFGANANLDPTRRQGFELDAEQRIAADWSVSAHYQYVDAKFRAGANHGKQIALVPENTVTARLSWMPANGQSADIGVQWVDDQRYGDDYANSCSSKIPSYTTLDARYARKFGQWELALSGQNLTDKRYYSQAFNCVFGNGGIYTADGRQLKLSARYDF
- a CDS encoding DODA-type extradiol aromatic ring-opening family dioxygenase, which encodes MTLPTYFLSHGGGPWPFMMDQVGHLYAQLDASLRDIPRQIGGKPRAVLVVTAHWEGRDFLLSSSAKPPMIYDYGGFPPHTYQVQYPAPGSPELAARVQALLQAGGHPASLDDGRGFDHGTFSAMVPVFPDADVPVVQLSLKHGLDARTHIEAGRLLAPLRDEGVLIVGSGLSYHNLRAFNAQGAAASHAFDDWLRAAMALPAAERTQALLKWDQAPGARMAHPREEHLLPLMVVLGAAEDDTATMPYHEDAFMGALAVSSFKFG